From one Planktothrix agardhii NIES-204 genomic stretch:
- the aphA gene encoding pyruvate carboxyltransferase translates to MQTLPIKISDTTLRDGEQQAGLFFPYEMKQEFAHLIAQTGVSEIEIMPCVCDDETKLVKTLVAQGLKHQIVAATPIKKDFIDIAKDCDLSQIVLFKGLSDRLLFLRDREISQMKEFQGKTIDDHIPDHIINRIRQNAIDEIVNHLRYATQGAGLRVKFAIEDASRADFDFLVECLRTFSPYVEDFYLSDTVGVLTPEKSYIWVNDLLQSTTEVNLGVHYHNDLGLALENTLQSVMAGATIVSGTFGGIGERSGNVAIEQVLNGLKIRFGIEVEGINYEAIAPVLDYMEQKGIRPAAPYSQQAQRHESGIHVNSLLVDPKSYAVLPHNTIEILFGKWSGASNFRYLFEKELNHPQPKEQYEKMRSVIKTLAVEQERYFTAEEVVELWKNGIFE, encoded by the coding sequence ATGCAAACCCTTCCTATTAAAATTTCAGATACGACCCTACGAGATGGGGAACAACAGGCTGGATTGTTCTTCCCCTATGAAATGAAACAAGAATTTGCCCATTTAATTGCCCAAACAGGGGTGTCTGAGATCGAAATAATGCCCTGTGTTTGTGATGACGAAACAAAATTAGTCAAAACCTTAGTAGCACAAGGATTAAAGCATCAAATTGTGGCGGCTACCCCGATCAAAAAGGACTTTATAGATATAGCTAAAGACTGTGATCTTAGTCAGATTGTACTTTTTAAAGGGCTTTCTGATCGCTTACTCTTTCTACGCGATCGGGAAATCTCTCAGATGAAAGAGTTTCAAGGAAAGACCATTGATGATCATATTCCTGACCACATTATTAACCGAATCCGTCAAAATGCCATTGATGAAATTGTTAACCATTTACGCTATGCAACTCAGGGAGCAGGATTAAGGGTAAAATTTGCGATCGAGGATGCCTCAAGGGCTGATTTTGACTTTTTGGTTGAGTGCTTGCGTACCTTCAGTCCTTATGTTGAAGACTTTTACCTCTCTGATACCGTTGGGGTTTTGACTCCCGAAAAAAGTTATATTTGGGTTAACGATCTCTTGCAAAGCACTACAGAGGTCAATCTAGGAGTACACTATCACAATGATTTAGGCTTGGCTTTAGAAAATACCTTACAATCAGTTATGGCAGGCGCGACCATCGTTTCGGGAACCTTTGGCGGCATTGGTGAGCGTTCAGGAAATGTTGCCATTGAGCAGGTATTAAACGGCTTAAAAATTCGCTTTGGCATTGAAGTCGAAGGCATTAACTATGAAGCGATCGCCCCAGTTCTGGATTATATGGAACAAAAAGGCATTCGTCCCGCCGCTCCTTACTCCCAACAAGCACAACGCCATGAATCTGGCATTCACGTCAATTCGTTGTTAGTAGATCCCAAAAGTTATGCCGTGTTGCCCCACAACACGATTGAAATTCTCTTTGGAAAATGGAGTGGTGCCAGCAATTTCCGTTATCTATTTGAAAAAGAACTCAATCATCCCCAACCCAAGGAACAATATGAGAAAATGCGCTCTGTGATCAAAACCTTAGCTGTAGAACAAGAACGATATTTTACCGCCGAGGAGGTGGTGGAGTTATGGAAAAATGGCATCTTTGAATAA
- the aphCD gene encoding homoaconitate hydratase family protein, with the protein MTDANKILYLGNDINTDDIIPAKRGTNDDPDHLKQYALEHIIGVGELLQYDEIEAGNNFGCGSSREIAPIALKAAGIKKVKARSFAEIFYRNSINIGLPLEIIGETEQNPVVEAIATAGGLMAFNQKRRQGKVKIPPSVTPARPMTRVEKMLAKASGNDYVKPGEGVFAKIDLALSHDAVASSVAKVFYDNYGKTAQLWDPQRVVLVADHFIQINDIRLDNKAPVMYEQMVKFAQAQGCHLFDLVSPGEAAGICHVLLPEKGFIRPGMIIAGTDSHTCTYGALGAFSTGVGTTDMANIFAMGDMWIRVPPTLVFELSGTLPPQISAKDIILFILGKLGCGGATSKVMEFRGSIIEQLPLDERLTLANMAIECGAMCGLIAADEVTNHYVTSRTPIGFEDACAKRAFGIADPDAEYEAVYQFDLSHLEPQVARPPKPDQVVNISQLEDVPITKAFIGSCTGGKLYDLAQAAAVLKDRRVAQGVDLFVVPASMEVRQKAEELGYLAIFEESGAQLLKSGCGACINSGKGVLDKEETGVYATNRNFKGRSGDPTAKNYLASPRTVAISAIKGKITANLD; encoded by the coding sequence ATGACTGATGCTAACAAAATCCTGTACCTGGGAAATGATATTAATACTGACGATATTATTCCCGCTAAAAGAGGGACTAATGATGATCCAGACCACTTAAAACAATATGCTTTAGAACACATCATTGGCGTGGGAGAACTACTACAATATGATGAGATCGAAGCAGGGAATAATTTTGGCTGTGGATCAAGTCGAGAAATTGCCCCCATTGCCCTAAAAGCGGCTGGCATCAAAAAAGTTAAAGCGCGATCGTTCGCCGAAATTTTCTATCGCAATAGTATTAATATTGGACTCCCCTTAGAAATTATTGGGGAGACGGAACAAAACCCTGTGGTAGAAGCGATCGCCACTGCTGGGGGATTAATGGCCTTTAATCAAAAGCGTCGTCAAGGCAAGGTTAAAATTCCGCCTAGTGTCACCCCTGCCCGTCCCATGACCAGGGTGGAAAAGATGTTAGCAAAAGCTTCGGGCAATGATTATGTGAAACCAGGGGAAGGGGTGTTTGCCAAGATTGATCTGGCTTTATCCCATGACGCGGTGGCTAGTTCGGTCGCGAAGGTATTTTATGACAATTATGGAAAAACCGCCCAATTATGGGATCCGCAACGGGTGGTATTAGTCGCTGATCACTTTATCCAAATTAATGACATTCGCCTTGATAACAAAGCCCCGGTTATGTATGAGCAGATGGTCAAATTTGCCCAAGCTCAAGGCTGTCATCTATTTGATCTGGTTTCCCCAGGGGAAGCGGCTGGTATCTGTCATGTTTTGTTGCCAGAAAAAGGATTTATTCGCCCTGGAATGATCATTGCAGGAACGGACTCCCATACCTGTACCTATGGAGCTTTAGGAGCCTTTTCCACAGGGGTAGGAACCACAGACATGGCCAATATTTTTGCAATGGGGGATATGTGGATACGAGTCCCGCCAACCCTGGTGTTTGAGTTATCGGGAACCCTTCCTCCTCAGATTAGTGCCAAGGATATTATCTTGTTTATTCTAGGCAAATTGGGCTGTGGGGGAGCCACCAGTAAAGTTATGGAATTTCGTGGCTCTATCATTGAACAATTGCCCTTAGATGAACGCCTGACCTTGGCTAATATGGCTATTGAATGTGGTGCTATGTGTGGTTTAATTGCGGCGGATGAGGTGACAAACCATTATGTTACCAGTCGCACACCAATTGGGTTTGAAGACGCGTGCGCGAAGCGTGCCTTTGGCATCGCTGACCCCGATGCCGAGTATGAGGCTGTTTATCAATTCGATCTGAGCCATTTGGAACCCCAGGTTGCCCGTCCCCCTAAACCAGATCAGGTAGTTAACATTAGTCAATTAGAAGATGTTCCCATCACCAAAGCTTTTATTGGCTCTTGTACTGGCGGAAAACTCTACGATCTCGCTCAAGCGGCGGCTGTATTAAAAGATCGTCGGGTTGCCCAGGGGGTAGATTTATTCGTAGTGCCAGCTTCAATGGAGGTACGTCAAAAAGCCGAAGAATTGGGCTATCTTGCTATTTTTGAAGAATCTGGGGCGCAACTGCTCAAATCTGGTTGTGGAGCTTGTATTAATTCAGGAAAGGGAGTATTAGACAAGGAAGAAACGGGAGTCTATGCCACCAATCGTAATTTTAAAGGACGTAGTGGCGACCCTACCGCTAAAAATTATTTGGCTTCCCCTAGAACTGTCGCAATTTCAGCTATTAAAGGAAAAATTACTGCCAATCTTGATTAA
- the aphB gene encoding isocitrate/isopropylmalate dehydrogenase, with the protein MASLNKSSYRIVAIPGEGIGSEVVEASLTILRQVAQLEGFALTINYGWLGGMALEKLGSTFPPETSQQCEGSDGIVFGAVSQGGLLELRRHFDFFINLRPIRSCPSLLHTSSLRPEKVQALDILIVRELVSGIYFGSAGRGTDEKGAYGYHTMWYYDQEIRRIAKVALQKAQERRGLLTVAHKENALPQIPWTRLVQEEATNFPDVVVSPMLVDNLAMQLVLNPQQFDVILAGNMFGDILSDIGGALVGSIGLLGSASLNNQGLGMYEAIHGTAPDIAGKGIANPLGTLAGCVLMLQQWGEIKAAQRILNAQERLLGKGYRTADLSPQNHEILVNTATLVDLFLEEISLEQPTQ; encoded by the coding sequence ATGGCATCTTTGAATAAATCATCCTATCGTATCGTTGCCATCCCAGGAGAAGGTATTGGGTCTGAAGTCGTCGAAGCGTCCTTAACCATTCTGCGCCAAGTTGCCCAACTTGAGGGATTTGCCTTAACGATAAACTATGGCTGGCTCGGTGGCATGGCCTTAGAAAAATTAGGTAGTACTTTTCCCCCAGAAACTAGCCAACAGTGTGAAGGGTCTGATGGCATTGTCTTTGGCGCAGTAAGTCAAGGGGGACTTCTAGAACTACGGAGGCACTTCGACTTTTTTATTAATCTGCGACCCATTCGCAGTTGCCCAAGTTTACTGCATACATCTAGTCTGCGACCGGAGAAAGTGCAAGCTCTCGATATTTTAATCGTTCGAGAATTGGTCAGTGGCATCTATTTTGGCTCGGCAGGTCGGGGTACGGATGAAAAGGGAGCCTACGGCTATCACACCATGTGGTATTACGATCAGGAAATTCGTCGTATTGCAAAGGTAGCCCTCCAAAAAGCCCAGGAACGTCGAGGTTTACTTACCGTTGCCCACAAAGAAAATGCCCTACCTCAGATTCCTTGGACTCGATTGGTACAAGAGGAAGCTACCAATTTTCCTGATGTGGTGGTGTCCCCAATGCTCGTTGATAACTTAGCCATGCAACTGGTTCTCAATCCCCAACAATTTGATGTGATTTTGGCAGGGAATATGTTTGGGGACATTCTCAGTGATATTGGTGGAGCGTTGGTAGGTTCAATTGGATTATTGGGATCGGCCAGTCTCAATAACCAGGGTTTGGGGATGTATGAAGCCATTCATGGAACTGCCCCAGATATTGCTGGCAAGGGCATTGCCAACCCTTTGGGTACTCTAGCGGGTTGTGTTTTGATGCTACAACAATGGGGAGAAATCAAGGCAGCCCAACGGATTCTTAATGCCCAAGAACGACTCTTAGGCAAAGGATACCGCACCGCCGATTTGTCCCCTCAAAATCACGAAATTTTGGTCAATACTGCCACCCTCGTTGACCTATTCCTTGAAGAAATTTCCCTTGAACAACCTACTCAATAA
- the ociD gene encoding ABC-transporter ATP-binding protein McnF, producing MSPQVSQDQATTNPISNVTKFWASVKAIAAPYWYPTITGGRAFSDVIKSWAMLILLIGIILTVVGLNALNSFVSNYLVDVIIAKDNFDKFVKTLVVFAVGLLFVTLLVGLLKFLRKRIALDWYEWLNSWILAKYFSDRAYYKINFKSDLDNPDQRLSQEIEPITSNALSFFTVCLENVLEMITFLVILWFISPFVAILLVVWTVIGNAIAIYLNQALNKITQEELELKANYNYALTHVRTHAESIAFFDGETQELNIIQRRFNNLLNSAKHKIDWERGTEIFNRGYQAAIQVFTFVILGPLYMNSDGISFGQVGQACLAANLFASALGELISEFGTSGRFSSYVERLSEFSQALEEVVKQPENVSTIKTIEENHFAFENVTLQTPDYEQVIVENLSLSVQPGQGLLIVGPSGRGKSSLLRAIAGLWNAGTGRLVRPPLEEVLFLPQRPYIILGTLREQLLYPNRNQEKSEAELREVLQQVNLQNLLNRINGFDTEESWENVLSLGEQQRLAFARVLITRPSFTILDEATSALDFKNEGNLYQQLQKTNTTFISVGHRESLFNYHQWVLELSEDSHWQLLTVQDYRRQKAEEISSVPGDNSQARVENSPHQQAAMKPQINSSEELLLESPTTTILTEEGLSHAQMTKLSNYSVSSIRNLASRGKSITGNDGLTYHYDKDPKILKWLRI from the coding sequence ATGTCACCCCAAGTCTCTCAAGATCAAGCGACAACTAATCCTATCTCCAATGTCACCAAATTTTGGGCAAGTGTAAAGGCGATCGCGGCCCCCTATTGGTATCCGACTATAACGGGGGGAAGAGCTTTTTCCGATGTGATTAAATCTTGGGCAATGCTGATTTTATTAATCGGGATAATTCTAACCGTTGTGGGTTTAAATGCCTTGAATAGTTTTGTGAGTAATTATTTAGTTGATGTTATCATTGCCAAGGATAATTTTGATAAATTTGTCAAAACTTTGGTGGTTTTCGCGGTTGGACTGCTCTTTGTTACACTTTTGGTTGGATTGCTTAAATTTCTCAGAAAAAGAATCGCTCTGGATTGGTATGAATGGCTCAATAGCTGGATTCTAGCAAAATATTTCAGCGATCGCGCTTATTACAAAATTAATTTTAAATCCGATTTAGATAACCCAGATCAACGCCTATCCCAGGAAATTGAGCCAATTACCAGTAACGCCCTCAGTTTTTTTACGGTTTGCCTAGAAAATGTCCTAGAGATGATCACTTTTTTAGTAATTCTCTGGTTCATTTCTCCTTTTGTTGCCATTCTTTTAGTCGTTTGGACAGTCATCGGTAACGCCATTGCTATCTATCTAAACCAAGCCTTAAATAAAATTACCCAAGAAGAATTAGAACTTAAAGCTAATTACAATTATGCTCTAACTCATGTTCGGACTCATGCGGAATCAATCGCTTTCTTTGATGGAGAAACCCAAGAATTAAATATTATTCAGCGTAGATTTAATAATCTTTTGAACAGTGCTAAACATAAAATTGATTGGGAGAGAGGCACAGAAATATTTAATCGGGGCTATCAGGCAGCGATCCAAGTATTTACCTTTGTCATTCTAGGGCCTTTGTATATGAATAGTGATGGCATTAGTTTCGGACAGGTCGGGCAAGCCTGTTTAGCGGCTAATTTGTTTGCTAGTGCGCTAGGGGAATTAATCAGTGAATTTGGGACTTCGGGACGATTTAGCAGTTATGTTGAACGTCTATCGGAATTTTCTCAAGCCCTAGAAGAAGTCGTTAAACAACCCGAAAATGTAAGCACGATTAAAACCATCGAAGAAAACCATTTTGCCTTTGAAAATGTGACTTTGCAAACTCCCGATTATGAACAGGTAATTGTTGAAAACCTTTCCCTTTCTGTTCAGCCTGGGCAAGGTCTATTGATTGTCGGGCCGAGTGGTCGGGGTAAAAGTTCCTTGCTTCGGGCGATCGCTGGTTTATGGAATGCAGGAACAGGCCGATTAGTGCGCCCCCCCCTAGAAGAAGTATTATTTCTGCCCCAACGTCCCTATATAATATTAGGAACCTTGCGAGAACAGTTACTTTATCCCAATCGCAATCAAGAAAAAAGTGAGGCAGAATTAAGAGAAGTTTTACAACAAGTCAATCTCCAAAATCTGTTAAATCGAATCAATGGTTTTGATACAGAAGAGTCTTGGGAAAACGTTTTATCTCTAGGAGAGCAACAACGTTTGGCTTTTGCTAGGGTATTAATTACCCGTCCCAGTTTTACTATCCTAGATGAAGCCACCAGTGCTTTGGACTTTAAAAATGAGGGTAATTTATATCAGCAATTACAAAAAACTAACACAACTTTTATTAGTGTCGGACATCGGGAAAGTCTCTTTAACTATCATCAATGGGTTTTAGAACTTTCTGAGGATTCCCATTGGCAACTGCTGACAGTTCAGGACTATCGGCGACAAAAAGCTGAAGAAATTAGTAGTGTTCCTGGCGATAATTCCCAAGCTAGAGTCGAAAATTCACCTCATCAGCAAGCCGCAATGAAACCTCAAATTAATTCTTCCGAGGAACTCCTCCTTGAATCTCCAACGACAACAATCCTGACAGAAGAAGGACTTTCCCACGCACAAATGACGAAATTAAGCAACTATTCCGTCAGTAGTATTAGAAACCTAGCCAGTCGGGGAAAATCCATTACGGGAAATGATGGACTTACCTATCACTATGATAAAGACCCTAAAATCTTAAAATGGCTAAGAATTTAG